A single genomic interval of Nitratidesulfovibrio sp. SRB-5 harbors:
- a CDS encoding DUF2062 domain-containing protein, producing the protein MEWWGRLRRFVRFQYLRLMRQSASAHSLAMGLAVGVFVGFLPIIPFQTVVSLALAFVLRGNPVGAAIGTFVSNPLNVIPFYAMLYWVGGLLWHTTVAFDPSHLDMTHMLELGLDFFLVMCLGGVVLGIPAALATYVLTFRGVNAYRQRRTIKLLHAWQARRDAEVVPSGQTGLAAPRATPPSQTDRTVDAEATGGHDGDRS; encoded by the coding sequence ATGGAATGGTGGGGTAGGCTGCGGCGCTTCGTGCGCTTTCAGTATCTGCGGCTGATGCGCCAGTCCGCGTCGGCCCATTCGCTGGCCATGGGGCTGGCCGTGGGCGTGTTCGTGGGCTTTCTGCCCATCATCCCGTTCCAGACGGTGGTTTCGCTGGCGCTGGCCTTCGTGCTGCGGGGCAACCCCGTGGGCGCGGCCATCGGCACGTTCGTGTCCAATCCGCTCAACGTCATACCCTTTTACGCCATGCTGTACTGGGTGGGCGGTCTGCTCTGGCACACCACCGTGGCCTTCGACCCGTCCCATCTGGACATGACCCACATGCTGGAACTGGGGCTGGATTTCTTTCTGGTGATGTGCCTGGGCGGGGTGGTGCTGGGCATTCCCGCCGCCTTGGCCACTTACGTGCTGACTTTTCGCGGGGTGAACGCCTACCGCCAGCGCAGGACCATCAAGCTGCTGCACGCCTGGCAGGCCCGGCGCGACGCCGAGGTTGTCCCGTCCGGGCAGACAGGCCTGGCTGCACCCCGGGCCACCCCGCCTTCACAGACTGACCGAACCGTGGACGCCGAGGCAACCGGCGGCCATGACGGAGACCGTTCATGA